A region of Saimiri boliviensis isolate mSaiBol1 chromosome 8, mSaiBol1.pri, whole genome shotgun sequence DNA encodes the following proteins:
- the ARF4 gene encoding ADP-ribosylation factor 4: MGLTISSLFSRLFGKKQMRILMVGLDAAGKTTILYKLKLGEIVTTIPTIGFNVETVEYKNICFTVWDVGGQDRIRPLWKHYFQNTQGLIFVVDSNDRERIQEVADELQKMLLVDELRDAVLLLFANKQDLPNAMAISEMTDKLGLQSLRNRTWYVQATCATQGTGLYEGLDWLSNELSKR; the protein is encoded by the exons ATGGGCCTCACTATCTCCTCCCTTTTCTCCCGCCTCTTTGGCAAGAAGCAGATGCGCATTTTGATGG TTGGATTGGATGCTGCTGGCAAGACAACCATTCTGTATAAACTGAAGTTAGGGGAGATAGTCACCACCATTCCTACCATTG gttTTAACGTGGAAACAGTAGAATATAAGAACATTTGTTTCACAGTATGGGATGTTGGTGGTCAAGATAGAATTAGGCCTCTCTGGAAGCATTACTTCCAGAATACCCAG GGTCTTATTTTTGTGGTAGATAGCAATGATCGTGAAAGAATTCAGGAAGTAGCAGATGAGCTGCAGAAAATG cTTCTGGTAGATGAGTTGAGAGATGCAGTGCTGCTGCTTTTTGCAAACAAACAGGATTTGCCAAATGCTATGGCCATCAGCGAAATGACAGATAAACTAGGTCTTCAGTCTCTTCGTAACAGAACA TGGTATGTTCAAGCCACTTGTGCAACACAAGGAACTGGTCTGTATGAAGGACTTGACTGGCTGTCAAATGAGCTTTCAAAACGTTAA